Proteins from one Hemiscyllium ocellatum isolate sHemOce1 chromosome 6, sHemOce1.pat.X.cur, whole genome shotgun sequence genomic window:
- the amer2 gene encoding APC membrane recruitment protein 2, giving the protein MDLHCDCNDISASEQQTGKISKTAFKLFGRKKSGGTMPSIFNLKNKGDRKSSLKMGLVRSKTHDGIADMGLEVSTKEESLSNYQLDNDSSTKIVNSMSFAAGGCGPIAKSHSFFSLLKRNSRLENGKGESVHSNSEQVKEKSCNRQKKGLKGLFSSMKWNKKDKISKEEKEEYLEIHGTITLPSSLTASLECVKEETQKSCSEPESAALEMQNKLSCELQYDNEDTFTEESKHTNSGKCLPELCKNLEKVTTDRQLLDQDSNVKAFEQLEEKQDGGLTHVGQDVQEECISVTGSESHHTPEASTLCAPNNDPSSEQSIDRICLMFSDVTSLKSFDSFTGCGDIIADQDDEGNVCERGAPAEKGKGGAKKRSNILTYQGGGEEMASPDEVDDDYLQEFWDTPPSTVEPLKDKQDQSMADQIPWIASEIPTCLGDVAEGTLVKQLPLNDFPKAKNDNEDPMTTKSDQQDCVPNSDEGYWDSTTPGPDDESGKTLATRASIPRDSYSGDVLYDLFADVDESLTSIVSDEEMSSVSEPKIQSPKPLVSTSNITASNITTISKEKNVSAIPRHRATSTARQSEANHTHWPQTHQQLVGYEPARTKIPVAKTSIPRPNNKGITGTNAKVLATKGTAKKIVSEKLRLEN; this is encoded by the coding sequence ATGGACTTGCATTGTGATTGTAATGATATTTCGGCTTCTGAACAACAAACTGGCAAGATAAGTAAGACAGCATTTAAATTATTTGGGAGGAAAAAATCAGGGGGCACCATGCCTAGTATTTTTAATCTGAAAAACAAAGGGGATAGGaaaagctccttgaaaatggggcTTGTTAGAAGCAAAACGCATGATGGAATTGCTGATATGGGACTAGAAGTAAGCACCAAGGAAGAATCTTTGAGTAATTATCAACTGGACAATGATTCCAGTACAAAAATTGTCAACAGTATGAGCTTTGCTGCTGGTGGTTGCGGACCTATTGCTAAGTCTCACAGCTTTTTCTCTTTACTAAAAAGGAATAGTAGGTTAGAAAATGGTAAGGGGGAGTCAGTACATTCAAACTCTGAGCAGGTGAAGGAGAAGAGTTGCAACAGACAAAAGAAAGGACTGAAAGGGTTGTTCAGCAGCATGAAATGGAATAAAAAGGACAAAATTAGTAAAGAGGAAAAAGAGGAGTACCTGGAAATCCATGGCACTATTACACTGCCTAGTTCTTTGACTGCCAGCCTGGAATGTGTAAAAGAAGAGACACAGAAATCTTGCTCTGAACCTGAAAGTGCTGCACTGGAAATGCAAAACAAATTATCCTGTGAATTGCAGTATGATAATGAGGACACTTTCACTGAGGAATCAAAACACACAAATAGTGGGAAGTGCCTTCCAGAATTATGTAAAAACTTGGAGAAAGTCACAACTGACCGCCAATTATTGGACCAAGATTCTAATGTCAAGGCTTTTGAACAGCTGGAGGAAAAACAGGATGGAGGATTGACTCATGTGGGGCAGGATGTACAAGAAGAATGTATTTCTGTAACTGGATCTGAATCTCATCACACTCCTGAAGCTTCAACACTCTGTGCACCCAATAATGATCCATCCTCAGAACAATCAATTGATCGTATTTGCTTAATGTTTTCTGATGTTACATCTTTAAAGAGCTTTGATTCATTTACAGGGTGTGGAGACATTATTGCTGACCAGGATGATGAGGGGAATGTCTGTGAAAGAGGAGCTCCTGCAGAAAAGGGAAAGGGTGGTGCAAAGAAACGCTCAAATATTCTGACTTATCAAGGTGGAGGAGAGGAGATGGCAAGCCCAGATGAAGTTGATGATGACTATCTACAAGAATTTTGGGACACACCTCCATCAACTGTTGAACCTCTTAAAGACAAACAGGACCAGAGCATGGCTGACCAAATTCCCTGGATAGCTTCAGAAATTCCAACTTGCCTTGGTGATGTGGCAGAGGGAACCTTAGTCAAACAGCTTCCTTTGAATGATTTTCCCAAAGCTAAAAATGATAATGAAGACCCAATGACCACTAAGAGTGATCAACAAGATTGTGTCCCAAATAGTGATGAGGGATACTGGGACTCCACAACCCCTGGACCTGATGATGAAAGTGGGAAAACACTTGCTACCAGGGCAAGTATTCCAAGAGACAGTTACAGTGGAGATGTTCTGTATGATCTGTTTGCAGATGTAGATGAAAGTCTGACAAGTATTGTTTCAGATGAAGAAATGTCCTCTGTATCTGAACCTAAAATCCAGTCTCCAAAACCTCTTGTGTCCACATCTAATATTACTGCCTCCAACATTACTACAATTTCCAAGGAGAAGAATGTATCTGCTATCCCCAGGCATCGGGCCACTTCAACTGCACGACAGAGTGAAGCAAATCACACTCACTGGCCTCAGACACATCAGCAGTTGGTAGGATATGAGCCTGCAAGAACCAAAATTCCTGTTGCTAAGACATCAATTCCTAGACCCAATAACAAAGGCATCACTGGAACAAATGCAAAGGTCTTGGCAACCAAGGGAACTGCAAAAAAAATAGTCTCTGAAAAGCTACGGTTGGAAAATTAA